From Gracilimonas sp.:
GTTTTTAAGTCGACAACAAGAAATCCAGCTCCTCTGCTTCCAATGACCGCGTATCGTTCTTTTTCTGTTAAATCGATAGTGAAGGTTCTGTACGGTAGTTTAGTCTCTTTTTGAGTAAGCTTAAATGAATTTACTACTCGATTTTTTTTGGGGGTATATACCGTAATAATACCGGTAACATCATCCAAAGGATGAAATAGTCTGCCCGGATCGGTGATATACACTTCCTTTTCATCCTTGCGGGAGGCAATGATTCCAAAGTTATTGGTGGGCAGGCTACCTATAATTTCTCGGGTGCGAAGGTCAATAACCGGGCCGGCCGGCATAAACAGGTAGTTGCCACTGTAGCTCACATGAAGTTCGGCCTGCCACCAAAAGGTCGTGTCTGGGTACATGATCTCATGGTCTCCGTTAACCCAGTCTCGCTTGTTCAGCTTGTCATTTTCATCTAAGTAATACACAAGGCTGCGTGTCCGGTCTATAGCTATCGAACGGTGATCGTAACGTCGGAAGGACACATCCAGAGAATCCAGCACCTCAAACTCCCCGGTGGTCGGCTCTATCTTTCCAAACGCCCGGTTTAACCCCGTCTCGTCCGGGGAGGTTATAAAATACAACTCATCATCATGGGTCCGCTTCAGGTAAGCCGCCTGATCGTATACCTTCCGGTACTCCCAGCTTCGGGTGTCCACTTCATACACCGCTCCGGGATTGGTCCAAAGGCGATCGGATGAAGTGCTTACAAATAGCTTGTTTCCGCTTGGTGAGGGAACCACCGTAATGATGCTATCAATTTCAGTAAATACATGCAGGACTTCTCCAGTGACCGGGTCCACCTGCCCGAGATTCTCGAACCCCCGATTGTAAGTGTAGACTACATAGTCATTTAAATCTTCTTTCTGCCAAGAAATGCCCAAACCTTGTTCATTCTCAAACAACCCACACCCACTCAAAAGAAAAGCAATGAGTAAAATAAGTCCTTGTTGGGCTGTTAATTTTAGCATGAAATCTCTCTGGTTTTTGCTGGCAGGTATGTTAAAGAGTATCTAAATCACCAATTATTACAAAATTACTTCAATTATAACAATTACTTACGAACTTTTTTGCGCATTGACAAAGGTATCGGGACTTCCTTAACAATACAAAAGAGAAAAAAGAAAGGCGCTGTTCAGTTAAGAACAGCGCCTTTTTTGTTGAGGTATAAGCTGTTGGGCTTATTTAATAAGTGTCATTTGCTTGGTCAGTGTCTGTCCGTTTGCCTGTAAGCGGTAAATGTAAATACCGGACGCTAATGCGCTGGCATCAAAGTTTACAGAATGCTCACCGGCAGTGAAGCGTTCATTGGCAACTACGGCTACTTCTTGTCCCAGCATGTTATACACAGTCAGGGAAGCCTGGCCTGCTTCAGCAAGGGAGAAGTTAATGCTTGTAGTTGGGTTGAACGGATTCGGGTAGTTTTGTCCCAGTTCAAACTGCTCGGGGGTTCCGGAGAATGTATCTTCATTGGACGTTACCGTTCCTCGTTCAAGATTTGCTGAACGTGGTTCACTGGTCGCTTCATCGCTGCCATCGGTGGCAATCACGCGGTGGTACACGGTTGTTGAAGCACCTACATCAATTCCAAGATCGGCAAGAAGCGTATCCAGAGCGCCGAATGTGGTTTCAAAAGTTGTAGAAGCACCAACATTGGCATTTACAACAACATCACTGAACGCCGCATCCGTAGATAGCTGCCAGATGTAAGCCAGCTCATTTCCGTTACTATCGGTAGCAGCTTCCCAGGTCGCTTCAAAAGCGGTGGATGATTCACCTTCAAGAGAAAGCGTTACATCATCTGCCGGTCCGGTTAGCATCGGAGCCGTTGGAGTGAAGTTGGAGGAAAACAGAACTTGTCCTCTTAACTCTCCACCATTGAAATTCTCGGAATGCACATTTACATACATGCCTTCGTCAAAAAGTGTGGTTTGTTGCTCGGCAGACAACGTAAACATGTTGTCAGAAGCAATCACGGTTCCTGCGGTGTCATTTTCACTCAGGGTGATATCCAGCCCAAAAGCTACTCCACCGTTGGCTTCAACACTGCCTGAGTGTAAGTGACCACTGGTTCCTGCAATTTCAATAGCTGAACTGCTTAATCCTTCAAATCCACCGCTAACCATGATGTTGCCATTACTCATGTACTCTACAGCAGCAGCGCCGAAAGCATCACTCATAATAGGCTGAACTTCATGTACGCCGGACAGATTGGTATGAAAGTATGCAGCTGCATCTCCCATCACTTGTCCGCGGATTTCGCCGGCAGGATTTTCTACGCTATGCACATTTACATACATGTTGCGGGCAAATAAAGCCGTTTTCTGCTCAGTAGTCAAAGTGTATTCGTTGTTCGTTGAAGAATAGGTAGCTGCCGAAAGCTCGGCATTCAGGTCGGCATCCAGGGTGATGGCTACGCCACCATTTTCTCCGGCATGGCCAACATGAAGATGAGATCCCACTTGTGCATTAAAGGAGGATTCCAATCCGGCAAAAGAACCGGTTACAATCAAAGTATCATTGTGTACTTCAAGTACGGCAGATCCGGCAGCATCAGTAGCAACTGATGGAATCTCTGCACTTCCTGAAAGCTGGGCAAAAAAGGTAGTTGAAGCAGCTGGAACTACTTGTCCGCGTAATTCTCCACCTGCATACGCTGTGGTATGGATATTGGTGTAGAAATTACGGTTCATCAGCGCTGTTTTTTGCTCGGCGGTAAGTTCAAATCGGTTGTCGGAAGCCAGATAAACCCCGGAACGATTGTCCGCAGCTAATTCTGCATCCAGTGTAAGAGCAATGCTGCCATTAGACCCTGCGGGTGCAATATGAAGGTGAGAACCTCCGGCAACATTAGCATCAAATTCTCCTTCAAGATCGGAAAACGAACCTGATACGAATAAAGAATCTCCAACCAGTTCAAATACTAAGGAACCGCTGGCCATAGTTTTGGCTGCCGGTACTTCAAAAGCACCTGATAGGTTGGACCTATAGTATGCATCGGCTTCGGGTACAAGTTGTCCGCGTAGTTCACCACCGGCATAGTTTTCGGAGTGAATGTTGATGTACAATCCACGCATCATCAGGGTATCAACCTGCCCGGAACTAAGCGTGAAGGTGTTTTCAGAACCTACAAAAGCTCCGCCTTGGCTATCTCCGTCCGCGTTTATAGTTAGTGGAAAAAGTACTGCGCCGCTTTCTCCCGCCATTCCGGTATGGATATGAGCTCCACCGGCAATTTCGGTTGCAATGGCACTGCTCAGGTTATCGAACGAGCCTTCTACAACCAGTTCATTCCCGTTCAGCGTTGCGGTTACAGAACCGCTGGCCATGGAAGTAATAGGGGTGGCTTCGTTACTTCCGCTTAGTTGTGCTTCAAATACTGTTTGTGCGTTTGAGAAGGAGGTCAATCCAAACATCAGCAAACACAAAGCAGTTAAAAAAGATGGTAACTGTTTTAGCGTCTTCATTTGATTTAGTTTTTATTAGAATTATAAATATCCATTAGGATATTCGGTCTCTTGACTAATCTATACGAGGTAAATCGCCGCATAGATTGTTTAGTACTAAATCAAAGAAGTATAAGCGGATAATGTTTCGGATTTATCCGCGGATAAAATTATTCTAATTTGCTGTGGTGGATTACATATTGCCAAGCAGGTACATATCACCGGTAGGCTGTGGTACCCCACCTTTAGGCTCCATGGTAATGGCAAAGGCACCTTCTCGGGCATCGCTTTGCAGCTGCTCGATCTTGAAGAAGTTATCCCGTTGTGGGTCATCAACTGCAAACACTCCAGCACTGATGGGCTGGCCGTTCACTATAAACCACAATTGATAATCCTTATCGCTGGGAACCACCGGCATGTTGGCTACCTGAAGCAGGGCACGGCCGCCTTGTTTATCCCAAACTACTTTTCCATAACCATTTGGGTTGGTGTTTTCCATGCCGGCCATCATTACGAGGTCCACTTCGCGGGCTTCAAGGATGGTAAGCAGCTCTTCTTTCCGCTGCACTTCGCTTTCAAGTAACTCTATAGTAGTTTCTTGCTGAGCTATAGTTTGAGACTGGCCCCGCATATCTTCTTCCAGAGATTGCGAGTAAAACAACAATCCAATAGACGTAAAGATAAAGATGAAAGAAGCTGCTACAGCTGCCCGGTACCATCTCATAATATGGACAGGGGCTTGTGTTCTCTTTGACGATTGATTGTCAGCCACTCCGGTTGCCATTTGCATAATGCTCTCTTTTACGGAGAGGGAAGGCTGCTCAGCCGGGGCAAGAGTAGCCATTTCTGCAGCTACTGCTTTTAATTCATCATAAAGTGTAAGTTGGGATTCATCGGCTTCAGCCAACAAGCGCTGAAATTCCTTTTCCTCACTATCGCTCAACGCATTGAGCACATGCCCGGTACAAAGCTCTGTAAATCTGTTATTGTCGTTGCTCATAATTCTATTTCCTTCGCTAAAAGCTCTCTTAATTTTATCATGCCGTCTCTCATTCGTGTTTTAACAGTACCGAGAGGGATGTCGTATTCGTCTGCGATTTCACTTTGGCTCATCCCGTTAAAATAAGCCACTTGTAATACCTTCCTTTGTTTGTCAGATATTTGGTCCAACGCATCCCGCAATTTTTTTGCGCGATCGGTTAATATGGTGTTTTCCAACGGATCTGTTTCATCTGAATACAGCGGATAAAAAACGTCCTCATTATCCAGGCTGGTTGATTGTTTCTTCTGTTCCTTATAAACCTTGGACCGTAACCGGTCTATCGATTTATTTCGGGTTAAGGAAACAATCCAGGTGTACACAGTTCCTCGTTCCAAATCAAACTGTTCAGCTTTTTCCCAGATCTGTGTAAACACTTCCTGAAGCGTATCTTCCGCTTCCTCTCTTTTTTTGAGGATGGATAGAATCAGGCCAAACAACAGTCTGTTATATTGATCATACAATTCGGAGAGGGCAGAAGCGTCCCGCGCCTTAATGCGAGCCATAATGTCCCGGTCCCTTTCCTCGTCCTTTGTAAGGACTTTACCAATCGTAGATAAAATAAAAAATAGCATAAATGTCTGATGTGATTATATACGCAGGCCGTTCAACATTGGATTGACATCCTGATAAAATTATGAGGTAAATAAAAGGAAAAACTGATCATTAACCCAAAGCTTTCTTCATTTTTTTCGGATTGTTGATGGGTTGATCGCAGGCGAAATTCCTGCATATATATAACGTAGGCTCATCATCCAGTCTTTTTTGGGAAGCCACATAGTCCACAATTTCAGCCACCGATTCCTGATGCTCATCAGTAACCCAATGCAGTACTTTGAAAGGGGTGAACCGGTTTCTGAGCAGCTCAAATACTTCCTGGAGTTCAGAAAACTCGCCACGCAGTGTTATCTCTTTTGCTTCTGCATGTAAGAACTGAATGGCCTGCATGCTGTGACAAATACTTGCCCCCGATCGGATTAAATCAGCGGAGAAAGCCCGGCCGATCTTATCTGCATAATCTTCCAGCGTAGTGTTTCCGGTAAGCCTGCTTAAACGGATCAGGTTCGTCATGGCTACTGAGTTAGAGGAAGGCATAGCACCATCGAAAATTTGTTTCTGTCGCCCATAAACCTGGTCCTCATCCGCAATGCTGAAATAGAATCCGCCTTTATCCTCATCCCAGAACTGCTCAATGAATTGATCATTCAGCTGCACGGCTTTTTTGAGGTATTCCGGCCTTCCGGTAGATTCATACAGCTCAATCAGCCCCCAGGTCAGGAAGGCGTAATCATCGCCCATAGCATCAATAGCGGCGTCGCCGTCATTGTAACGATGCAGCAGTTTGTCACTTTCTTTGAGATTTTCTTTGATGAACTGAAAGGCATTTTCGGCGAGGCGGGTAAATCGTTCTTCACCAAAAGCGAAACCGGCCTTTGCCAAAGCGGCTATCATAAGCCCATTCCAGTCGGTAAGGATTTTATCATCGAGCAGGGGATGTACCCGGTCTTCCCGTTGCTCAAAAAGCGAGGTTCTTATTTCTTCAAATCGAGATTGCTGCTCAGTATTTAATACTGCATTCAGGTGAGGGATATTCTTTCCGGTTCGCTGTTTGGTGGCTTCATCCTCAAAGTTTCCTTCTTCGGTGATATTGAAAAGGTCCATAAACTGAGAGGCATCATCAGAAAGCAGGGATTCGATTTCACTTTTCTCCCACACATAGAATTTTCCTTCTTCACCTTCACTGTCGGCATCTTCAGCGGAGTAAAACCCACCTTCGGGATGGAGCAAGTCGCGTTCCACGTATTCGGCAATCTCATAAACTGTTTGTTTGAAAAGCGGGTTTTGAGTGGCTTGCCATCCTTCCGTATAAGCCATCATAAGCAGGGCCTGATCGTACAGCATTTTCTCAAAGTGAGGGAGCAGCCATTCCTGATCGGTGGAGTACCGATGAAATCCAAAACCGATGTGATCCCAGATCCCGCCCAGGCGCATTTTCTCAAGGGTATCCGTCACCATATGCAGGAACCGGTCTTCTCCGGTCAGCTTCCACTGCCGAAGCATAAACATCAGGTTGTGGGGACTGGGAAATTTCGGTGCCGATCCAAAGCCGCCATGTTCGCCATCATATCGTTGAGCTAACTGCTCGGCCGCAAAGTCGGTGGCTTCGGTTCCGGGGAATTTTCCACTTTCAAACTCCTGCGATCGGGTAAATCCTTCCCGGATTTTAGCCGTGGCTTTCTCCACTCTTTTGGGCTCATTCTTCCACATACCCTTCACTCCCGGAATAAGCTGACGGAGGCCAATTCTGTCGTATCGTGCTTCTTTTGGGATATAGGTGCCGGCGAAAAAGGGTTCTTTATCAGGCGTCATAATGATTGTCAAAGGCCAGCCGCCTTGACCGGTAAGCATCTGGCACACCGTCATATAGGTGCTGTCAATATCCGGCCGTTCTTCCCGGTCCACTTTCACATTAATGAACGCCTCGTTCATGAGCTCGGCTATGTCCGGGTCTTCAAAACTCTCGTGAGCCATTACGTGGCACCAGTGGCAGGTGGCATACCCGATGGAGAGGAAGATCGGCTTATTCTCTTCGTTGGCTTTTTGGAAGGCTTCCTCACCCCAGGGATACCAATCCACAGGATTTTCGGCGTGTTGTTTCAGGTACGGGCTTTTCTCGTCTTTGAGTTTATTCGGCATGGTAATCTTTTTTGAATCGCTGACTGTAGTCAACGATAAATCGATCGTATTTCGTTTTCATTAGGGGTGAAGTGATAAGGAAGTCAGCTGAAGATCGGTTACAGGCCATCGGGATGTTATATACAATACTGATGCGCTGGAGGGCCTTTACATCCACATCGTGCGGTTGGGCCTGCAGCGGGTCCCAGAAAAAGATCATGACATCAATTTCATTCTGAACGATGGCAGTACCAATCTGAAGGTCGCCCCCGAGAGGGCCACTTTTAAAAGTAAAAACCGGCAGGTCTAATTTATCAGAGACCAGCGAACCGGTAGTTCCGGTACCAAACAGGTTATGTTCGGAAAGGTGATCACGGTTGTATTCGGCCCAGTCCAGTAAATCTGCTTTGCGGTGATCGTGAGCAATCAGCGCAATATTTTTTTTGGGTTTCATGGGTTGAACGCTATCCGCAATGGATGGATGTAATTGCTTTGCAGACATAAGAAGATGTTGAGTTGAGTGAGTAACAATTACTCAAAGATGCGAAGTGACAGGCAATTATAAAAACGGTTTAGGTGGGGAAGGAGGGTGGAAACGATTTTAATTTTTTGAATCTTGTTGCTAAGCCTCGGTTTAGCTAAGCATTACCGGATGCTCCAGCTTCACCAAGTAAAAAATGCGGCAGAATCAGAAAAGGAAGCAAGAGCTTCCGGGAGGGCATCACGAAGGTAGACCTTTTTTGCGAGGTTAAACAAGTTTCCATTACATCTCGTCTGCGCCCAATTCAAAACACCTTTTTATGCCTGAGCAGCCTTAATTGGAGTAATTTCTTTGCTTGGACGATGTGAGGATAAATCATGCATAGCCTGTAAATTTAACCAAAATTCAGGGGAGGTATTTAACGCTTTCGATAGTAGCCAAGCTGTATCCGAAGATATGCCTCTTTTTCCCCGAACAATTTCATTAATTCGTTGGATGGGAACACCCAGATGGTCAGCTAATTCCTTCTGCGTTAATTCCATCGGTTCCAAGTACTCTCTCAGTAAAATTGTACCGGGATGTGTGGTTGTTCTGTTTTGTGGAATCATGGGCTTCACCTTTTTCTAATGATAATCGACAATGGCTACATCAAAAGCACTGGAATCTTCCCAACGAAAAACGATTCTCCATTGGGCATTAATTCGAATACTGTAATATCCTTTATACTCTCCGCGTAATGCTTCTAATCTGTTACCCGGAGGTGATCGTAAATCATCTAAAGAGGTAGCCGCATTCAGTATATCCAGTTTGTAAATGGATGAATCAAGGATTTGAGCAGGCAACTTTCGAACTTTACTGCTCGAATTTCCATGAAACAGATCTGATGTTGCTTTATCTCCAAATGATTTGATCATTCTTTAAATTAATGGATTAACGGTATCCATGCAACGAAATTGATTTGTGAAGGCATACCAAATTATTATAGCAATGAAGCTACCTTATTCGTCTTTAAAAGAGGGGCAGCTATTGTTCAAGTAGTTGTTCTTTTCCCGATTTAGTGTCGATATAAAAAGATTAATCAACACCGAAGCTCTCCGTCTCAAAACTAAATAACCAGTCGCATCGGAGGGCGCTCCAGGCGGATCTGCTTCACCTTGAATTCTTCGTCGTCAAAGCCTTTGAGCTCTTTCATGCTTTCTTTCACGAAGAAGGTATCGGAGTGTTTGTCAAGATACAGTTGCACGTCGGGGTGATTGAAGACCGCTTCCGAAACCATAATCTCTTTTTCAGAGGCAATATCCACCAGGCGGGAGGCTATGTTGACCGTAGTTCCAAAATAGTCGATGCGTCCGTTCAGGTTTACGGCCGTGCAATCCCCAAAGTGGACACCGGCCTTGATTTTGAAGGCATCGCCCATAGAGGTGGAGGTCGTAAATATCTGCTGGATGCGCTGTACGGCTTTAAGAGCTGAAACCGGCTCCCAAAAAACAGCCATCACCGAATCCCCGATGGTCTTTACAATACCGCCGCGTTCCTCGGCTACAATCTGTTGTATAATCTTAAAATGCCCCATCACTCGACCAATCGCTGATTCATCGCCTTCCTGTACATAGAGTTCGGTAGAATTCATTAAATCCGTAAACAACATGGTTACTTCCGAAGCCTTCACCTTGCTCGTTTCTTTCAGGGTTTCGCGGGAGAATAATTCTCTGAAATCGTGAGAGGAACTGACTTCGCTGGCATAAATGGCTTCTTCTTTCCAATTCATCTTATCAATAAAACAGACGGCCTTTTCGGAGGAACGGTTACTGATAATGAGGTTGGGGTTTGTGGAAATGGTGATTTCCTGTCCGTCCAGTTCCTCATCCGTAATAAATATGGTGATATTGTCGGTTCCTTCTTCCCGCACGTGCAAAATCAGGTGGCCTTCATGGTTATGGGTCCGGAACAGGTAGGTGCCTTCTTCCAGTTGTATTTGGGGATACCTTTCGCTCCCTATATCAATACTTTGCTGGGTTACACGGTGCGGTTTGGATTGAGGTCCACCCAGAGAATACTTTTTATCGGTGATTTTACGGATCAGCGGATGGGGAGTAAACACCAGGTGGGTATTCCGGTTAAAGTCCATCATGTAATCGGATTCACAGTCGTTGCAATACAGATGAACCCGGGCTTCCCGCATCTTGCGAAAGGTATGCTTGGGCGATTTACATTTTGGGCAACATACATCCCAGCTGAAATCCAGTAAATCCAGTTTAGCAGCATGGAGGAAAACATTCAGTACGGAATATTTTTTCTCTCCCCAATACTCGGCAAGGGAGTAGGGGTGAATGCGTTCCAGCTCTTCATCATCGGCAAGCTGGATGAGATCAAACAAGCGGTTTACAATCCGCTTACGCTTGCTGTTTTCAATTAGCTGGGCTTTAATCGTTTTGATTTTACGCTCAGCACCACGGACTAGTTTTTTGGGTTTTGAAATTTCGTAGGGTCTCAGGCTCTTGGAGATACTTTCATCAACCTGTTGCAGATACTTGGCTAAACGACGCTTAATTATATATTCGACGTATGCTTTTATGATAAAGGAAAACAGGGGATTGGTAGGCTGAACCCAAATCTTGATACTGACCCGTGTTTCATCATCCAGAGAAATAAATTCAGTTGAAAACCGGAGTTCCTTCAGGATTCCAAGTTTATAATGACGGCTCACCCCAAAACGGTAAGGGTACTCCCAGATATAAGGAGTTTGACGCCAGCTTACATACGATTTGAGCTTGTTATGACTGAGTTCTAATGAACCTTTGGGGGTGCTTCGGGAAAGAGAGGTTTCGCTGACGGGGGTAGCACCTAAAATTCGGAATATCCGGTTGGTATCTGAAACGTAAGGCCACAGCTTTGCCGGTGACGCCGACAGGCTAAATTGCCAGTGATAAAATTGCTGTTGTCCTTCTTTCATTTAACTAACCGAATAACTCTATTAATATAAAGGTTCGAAACTTGATGAATGAACCCGTATCTTTATCGTTACTAAATAGAGTTTCTGTTAAGTTAAATGTTACAAAATTTTAATAGACAATAATAATGGCAAAAGAACGAACACTGACTATTCTCAAACCCGATTGCGTACGAAAAGGACTGATCGGAGAAGTGACAAAACGAATTCAAGAGGCCGGATTTTCTATCCTGGCAATGAAAATGACACGGCTTACCAAAGATACAGCCGGCGGTTTCTACGCGGTTCATAAAGAGCGACCTTTTTATGATGAGCTTTGCGAATTCATGAGCAGCGGCGCTTGTGTGCCAATGATCCTCGAAAAAGAAAACGCAATTGCTGACTTCCGCGAATTGATTGGTGCTACCAATCCTGCT
This genomic window contains:
- a CDS encoding HigA family addiction module antitoxin, with amino-acid sequence MIPQNRTTTHPGTILLREYLEPMELTQKELADHLGVPIQRINEIVRGKRGISSDTAWLLSKALNTSPEFWLNLQAMHDLSSHRPSKEITPIKAAQA
- a CDS encoding anti-sigma factor — its product is MSNDNNRFTELCTGHVLNALSDSEEKEFQRLLAEADESQLTLYDELKAVAAEMATLAPAEQPSLSVKESIMQMATGVADNQSSKRTQAPVHIMRWYRAAVAASFIFIFTSIGLLFYSQSLEEDMRGQSQTIAQQETTIELLESEVQRKEELLTILEAREVDLVMMAGMENTNPNGYGKVVWDKQGGRALLQVANMPVVPSDKDYQLWFIVNGQPISAGVFAVDDPQRDNFFKIEQLQSDAREGAFAITMEPKGGVPQPTGDMYLLGNM
- a CDS encoding CHRD domain-containing protein; protein product: MKTLKQLPSFLTALCLLMFGLTSFSNAQTVFEAQLSGSNEATPITSMASGSVTATLNGNELVVEGSFDNLSSAIATEIAGGAHIHTGMAGESGAVLFPLTINADGDSQGGAFVGSENTFTLSSGQVDTLMMRGLYINIHSENYAGGELRGQLVPEADAYYRSNLSGAFEVPAAKTMASGSLVFELVGDSLFVSGSFSDLEGEFDANVAGGSHLHIAPAGSNGSIALTLDAELAADNRSGVYLASDNRFELTAEQKTALMNRNFYTNIHTTAYAGGELRGQVVPAASTTFFAQLSGSAEIPSVATDAAGSAVLEVHNDTLIVTGSFAGLESSFNAQVGSHLHVGHAGENGGVAITLDADLNAELSAATYSSTNNEYTLTTEQKTALFARNMYVNVHSVENPAGEIRGQVMGDAAAYFHTNLSGVHEVQPIMSDAFGAAAVEYMSNGNIMVSGGFEGLSSSAIEIAGTSGHLHSGSVEANGGVAFGLDITLSENDTAGTVIASDNMFTLSAEQQTTLFDEGMYVNVHSENFNGGELRGQVLFSSNFTPTAPMLTGPADDVTLSLEGESSTAFEATWEAATDSNGNELAYIWQLSTDAAFSDVVVNANVGASTTFETTFGALDTLLADLGIDVGASTTVYHRVIATDGSDEATSEPRSANLERGTVTSNEDTFSGTPEQFELGQNYPNPFNPTTSINFSLAEAGQASLTVYNMLGQEVAVVANERFTAGEHSVNFDASALASGIYIYRLQANGQTLTKQMTLIK
- the ndk gene encoding nucleoside-diphosphate kinase is translated as MAKERTLTILKPDCVRKGLIGEVTKRIQEAGFSILAMKMTRLTKDTAGGFYAVHKERPFYDELCEFMSSGACVPMILEKENAIADFRELIGATNPAEADEGTIRADFADSVGENIIHGSDSVENGKIEAAYFFAESEVVANQA
- a CDS encoding adenylate/guanylate cyclase domain-containing protein, producing MKEGQQQFYHWQFSLSASPAKLWPYVSDTNRIFRILGATPVSETSLSRSTPKGSLELSHNKLKSYVSWRQTPYIWEYPYRFGVSRHYKLGILKELRFSTEFISLDDETRVSIKIWVQPTNPLFSFIIKAYVEYIIKRRLAKYLQQVDESISKSLRPYEISKPKKLVRGAERKIKTIKAQLIENSKRKRIVNRLFDLIQLADDEELERIHPYSLAEYWGEKKYSVLNVFLHAAKLDLLDFSWDVCCPKCKSPKHTFRKMREARVHLYCNDCESDYMMDFNRNTHLVFTPHPLIRKITDKKYSLGGPQSKPHRVTQQSIDIGSERYPQIQLEEGTYLFRTHNHEGHLILHVREEGTDNITIFITDEELDGQEITISTNPNLIISNRSSEKAVCFIDKMNWKEEAIYASEVSSSHDFRELFSRETLKETSKVKASEVTMLFTDLMNSTELYVQEGDESAIGRVMGHFKIIQQIVAEERGGIVKTIGDSVMAVFWEPVSALKAVQRIQQIFTTSTSMGDAFKIKAGVHFGDCTAVNLNGRIDYFGTTVNIASRLVDIASEKEIMVSEAVFNHPDVQLYLDKHSDTFFVKESMKELKGFDDEEFKVKQIRLERPPMRLVI
- a CDS encoding sigma-70 family RNA polymerase sigma factor, encoding MARIKARDASALSELYDQYNRLLFGLILSILKKREEAEDTLQEVFTQIWEKAEQFDLERGTVYTWIVSLTRNKSIDRLRSKVYKEQKKQSTSLDNEDVFYPLYSDETDPLENTILTDRAKKLRDALDQISDKQRKVLQVAYFNGMSQSEIADEYDIPLGTVKTRMRDGMIKLRELLAKEIEL
- a CDS encoding type II toxin-antitoxin system RelE/ParE family toxin, which encodes MIKSFGDKATSDLFHGNSSSKVRKLPAQILDSSIYKLDILNAATSLDDLRSPPGNRLEALRGEYKGYYSIRINAQWRIVFRWEDSSAFDVAIVDYH
- a CDS encoding thioredoxin domain-containing protein codes for the protein MPNKLKDEKSPYLKQHAENPVDWYPWGEEAFQKANEENKPIFLSIGYATCHWCHVMAHESFEDPDIAELMNEAFINVKVDREERPDIDSTYMTVCQMLTGQGGWPLTIIMTPDKEPFFAGTYIPKEARYDRIGLRQLIPGVKGMWKNEPKRVEKATAKIREGFTRSQEFESGKFPGTEATDFAAEQLAQRYDGEHGGFGSAPKFPSPHNLMFMLRQWKLTGEDRFLHMVTDTLEKMRLGGIWDHIGFGFHRYSTDQEWLLPHFEKMLYDQALLMMAYTEGWQATQNPLFKQTVYEIAEYVERDLLHPEGGFYSAEDADSEGEEGKFYVWEKSEIESLLSDDASQFMDLFNITEEGNFEDEATKQRTGKNIPHLNAVLNTEQQSRFEEIRTSLFEQREDRVHPLLDDKILTDWNGLMIAALAKAGFAFGEERFTRLAENAFQFIKENLKESDKLLHRYNDGDAAIDAMGDDYAFLTWGLIELYESTGRPEYLKKAVQLNDQFIEQFWDEDKGGFYFSIADEDQVYGRQKQIFDGAMPSSNSVAMTNLIRLSRLTGNTTLEDYADKIGRAFSADLIRSGASICHSMQAIQFLHAEAKEITLRGEFSELQEVFELLRNRFTPFKVLHWVTDEHQESVAEIVDYVASQKRLDDEPTLYICRNFACDQPINNPKKMKKALG
- a CDS encoding methylglyoxal synthase, whose product is MKPKKNIALIAHDHRKADLLDWAEYNRDHLSEHNLFGTGTTGSLVSDKLDLPVFTFKSGPLGGDLQIGTAIVQNEIDVMIFFWDPLQAQPHDVDVKALQRISIVYNIPMACNRSSADFLITSPLMKTKYDRFIVDYSQRFKKDYHAE